AATCTCTCCGGGTGAGCAGCAGATCTGGGAAGTGACAGTAAAACAGGATCTTCTTAGGCCGTCTGGCCAGCTTGAACACTGGGATACAGGCAGACACCTAACCAAAGCAAAAATTGACAGCAGATAAAGTGACTGGTCAACTCAGTCTCAACCACAGCAGAAGAACAGACAACCTGCCCTCCCTACCGGTGGGTGGCTCCATGGGCACTTCTGATTTGCTTTGTATCCTCCTTTCTAAGTCCAGTACAATGACTAGTATATAGAAGGGCAGCAGACATTTGCAGAATGTGTGTTAAATATTCAACACTTCAAGTCCAGTGGTTTCCTCCCAGTATCatccaacagaaataaaataaaaacccagtAACATTCAACATTTAAGGATGaaattgattttaatatattttaatcatttcaaaatGTAATAGATTCTAAAAAATATGAACGAAATGCTTGTTTTTCATATTAAATCTTCAAAATCaggtttatattttatacttcagCATATCTCAGTTCAGACTTGCCATGTTCCAAGTGCTCAACAGCCATATGTGGCTACCATGTTGTACAAGGTAGCTGTGGGATCTTTCTCTTCCTaaggaattaataaatgagcaacaGTAGTTTAGAGCATAGATTCTGGAATCAAGATTGCTAGGGTTTAAATCTCAGTTCTATTAACTGTGTGACCATGATCAAATAATCAACCCCTCTTTGGATTTCAGTTTCTTCTTATGTAACATGGTGACCATCATTAGACAAAAAACTAGTATAGTTTTTGTGATTATAAAATGTACTGATTTTTTATACTTACCAATTTATATTAAGAATTTAATATTCAGAATGTGCTCCATAAATATCAATCAAAATCATTACTGAGAATGAACTACAAACATTACCAGAGATTTTCCTATTGGGTAACCTTTACAAATCACTTAATCCCCCGCTCACTTGAATAACACCTGAAggagctgaggatatggctcagttggtagagtgcttgccttgccttgccttgcatgcacaaggccccggattcagtccccagcaccacaaaacaacaacaaaacaaaacaaaaaaactaaaacatttgAAGAAGGTGAGCTTTAGGGATATTGTGCAAATATATACAAACCTGCTTAAAGCAGCAGATACAGAACTTGAATATTCCTACCTCCAAGCCCTCTTTTTTTCTCTACCCAGTATATCTCAACTGGCTGACACATGCAGGTATTTGGAATGTTtgcattttttgaaaagaaatgactTCCACATAAGCAAGGATGATCAAAAAAATAATTGAGGAGGCATAATTAAGGAAACAAATGCAAATATGATGCTATTTCCACTTATCAGTTTGGCAAAGATTAAAATGGTTGATGATATTCAATGTGGACAAGAGCACAGAGTAATAGGCTCTATCACAGACTGAGGGAGATTTAAGCCACACAACCTCTTTAGAAAGCAAATTTGATGACCAGTACTGACAATTAAAATGAAGTGCTCTTTGACCTACAACTTTATTTCAAGGAATTCACTCAAAGGATGTttgcagaagttaaaaaaaaagggtaGAAATGTTTACCACAGCACCAGCATCCTTCAACAGAATGCATAAATTATGTTAAATTCAAACAAAAGTGCATTTCCTGCCATTACAAAAAATGAAGTGAATCTCTGTAATGATATCTAAAGATTCTCCAAATAAGAGATTTTTGCTGAAAAAAAGCAAAGTGCTCAATAGTAGGTATGTCATAATTCCAATTATGTACAAATAAGATGTATCTATAAACAGATACACACATACTGGTATAGCCACAACTTTTGGGAGGATACAGGCACTGTTGACTATGGCTACCTTAAGGGACCAGGATGAGGGACCTTTACATTGTATTCTTCAATACTACTtgaaattttagtttaaaaattaaaagtcctgaagaaatgttactttttaaaatgaaaaactgagTGTTGGGAAAAAGTCTAGAATAGCCACAGGTAAAGAATTTGGACTTTCCCTCAAAGACCAATAGGGACCCATGTTAAAGTTTTATCAGGGATGTAACGTGTTTAGttgggtgttttatttttaatatgttttgaattttgagacggaatcttgctaagttgcccggCCTGGTCTTGAACACACAAGGCTCCTGCTTCGACCTCCCAGCTTTGTGTTTTAACATCAAAACATTGCTGATGGATTAGGGTGGCCTGGAAGCAGAGTCAAGGAGTATAATGGAAAAGAGGGAAGACAACACACGAGTTAGATGTAAAAGGTGACAGAAGTGGACTGCTAATGTTAATGTGCTTTAGGGCTATTCCCAAGTCCCATCTGTGGCAGAGCGCCTGAAGACctggttaaaatgcagatttctggCCCCATTTCAGGGCTCCAGGATGAAAGTTTCCTGGAATGTGAGCCCTGCGACATGCAATGACTAGAAAACAGTCTCAATCCCGGTCTACAGGCCAGTTCCGACCTACACTGGGCAGAGATCCTCCCTCTGAGGCCTGCTGGCCTCCTCACCTGGTCGCACACAACCACGTCGAATTCCTCGTCTGCGAGGAACAGCACGTAGAGCGCCAAGAAGATCATGCGCACGTAGGCGCAGACCGCAGCACCGCGGCCGCCCCAGCCCAGGCTGCGCGGCAGCCAGTCCCCAGCGCAGCGCACGGGTAGCTCGCGACTTTCAGCGAAGCAGTGGCCCGGGTCATAGTGTGCTGTCCAGATCTTCACTCTACACCCGCGCGCCTGCAGCGCCAGCGCCGCGTCCAGCACCAGCCGCTCGGCGCCGCCGACGCCCAGATCTGGGTGTAGGAACAGCACCGACGGGCCGGGCCCAGAACTTCCTCCTGGATCCTGCCTCTGCGCCATGGCCCGGAAGCCGGGTCTACACCCCGAGCCCGAAAGAGGGCTTCCCGCAAGCTCCGCCCCGGAACCCGCTGGCCACTGAGGGCTGACTGCGCCCCGCCGCGCGTGCGTCCGTTAGGACACATCAGCACAAATATGTGGTCGCCTAGTAACTGCCGGAGAAAATTTCTCGTCTGACTTGGCTAGAGCCTTCCTGTGGGAGACATTTGTCCCTGTGAAGGAAGCTTTTAACCAAGGAAAGGATACTGACGGTCTGTGCTTTCCACTCAGCCAAGACGCTACAAGTAGGATTTCTACAGGCACAGCGTGGGGCAACCCTAGCGTCCTTGGAGGCAGCGAGGACCCTGCCAGCAGGtttgggggcggggcctgggccaATCTCTCTATCCCTGGGTTCTCAACGCGTCCGGCAACTTTCCTGCCGTCTCCTCAGTTCCCTGTCTACCTTCAGCATGGTATGCGGCCCCAGACTTCTCTTTGGTCCCGCCTCTCCCGGGAGTGCTGCCTCTTGCCTTGTGTCTCGCCCTTCCCCCTGGGTTCCCTTGCTTCCCCAAGCTTCGAATGCGGGTGCCGGTCTCGGCGGTGTCAGCCCGCGGACCGGGGTGGGCCCGCGACGTTCACCGTCTgtcttgtttttctccttctgcaGCCGGGTCCGACCCCCAGTGGCACTAACGTGGGCTCTTCTGGGCGTTCTCCCAGCAAAGCGGTGGCGGCCCGGGCGGCGGGATCCACTGTCCGGCAGAGGTGAGTATCTCCGCGGCCCACCCTCTGGCGGACTTCGGAGCGTTGTGCCCTGAGATTCATTGGATAAGGGGTGGAGACCTTTTGGATAGTAAGACTTACAAGGGCAAGATGAGCCTGAGGTGACCTGACCATTGGGAGGGAGCTCAGTTAGGGGGATGCCactcttaaaaaataagaactaaacTGGAATAGGATCTGGGACAACTTTGAAAAAATGAGGTCATTAAGCTAATGTCTGTGAACTTGAGCTTTTGCCCTCACATTTCCATCAGGAGGTCCCCTACACACTTAAGTTTAACATAACTTGGTGGCAAAACTTTCTCCTTTCACTGTAACCGCCTTCCCCCCATAGTATCTTCTTACTTCCGTATGGCACTGCTATGCAGTCATTCACTCAATACCAGAAACTTAagcatcatttttttctcatgctctCCGTGCAGTCATATAGTAGACTTTAAATCCTGCATGAAAAAATCTTCTCATTAGttcatttcttctccatttccCGTGTCCTTTCATCTACTTTTGCATTAGTGGCTAACTTTTTTGTCCAAGCCATTTCCATTCCAATCCACCCTCCAGTCCTCTTTACTCTTCTGATTAGTTTCTCTGTTAGTTTTTCCTTGCTGATCATTTAGAAAAGAGCGACAACAAGGATTGGTGGTCTTTCCAGTCTAACctctctcctccatctcttctGTAATCTACcattagtgaatttttttttttttactgttttttgaACTGACTAGCTCCTAACTTGGTTTCTTACTCccagtttatatttattttcccaaactaGCTTAGTTTATTTCCTTGTGAGACCTCTGACAGTAGGCAGAGTAGCGCTACTATCCCCCCCCCAATACCATtttgtttatgttattttaaGACCATTTATGTTTCCATATTTATCTCCTACTTTAGGTTTTGATAGAGCAACTGTTCAAGTCTTCTCTCTCCCCATTTTCTATAAGTCCTAACAAAATGATGAATTAATGAAGGGATCAAGCAACCCTATTGTTTTTGGATTTTTGAAGTAACTAGTAAGGTGGCATCTAGAGAGGAGATGAACTTAGGATCTATGAAAACTCTCCTTAAGGATATGAAGAGGGATGATTAAGATAGAAAATCTAGATTTATGGAAGAAAATCTAAAACTGATGATTTGAAAGTACATGAACTATTTCAACTCAGAACAAGAAATTCTAATAGGCCTGTCAGAAAGAGTATCCTGAAGAGAGAATTGGCAGTACTGAGGCAGGGAACTTTGGCAATTTGAGAGTTTTTAGAGAAAGAGCAAATGTTTAACTCACACATATAAATGTGCTATGTGCATAACTTGTTTACGtaataaataagaatgaagtAACAAATGAGTGGATAAATGCAACTTCTAAAGTTGTGAAAAAAAAGTTGATGTCATCTTTTAGGTTCAGTATGGTAGGGCTACCATAactgagaacatttttttaaaatttattttttatttttagatgactatctttattttgtttttatgtggtgctgaggattgaacccagtgcctcacacatgctaggcaagcactctaactccaagccacaatcctagcccttgagaatatttttatgtcattGAAAGACCCTGCAATAGTCTATTCTACAAGTTTGGTCCTGGTTAAGTATTACTTCAAGAATATAATGTAAAAGTATTGGCTAAGAACATAATGTAAAAGTATTGGCTATTCACATTTTGTAAGTCTTTGAGAAAAAGTTGAAGCTAATGGTTAATAATAATGCTGTTATAGTTTGAAGATTTGCATTCTACATGAATGAAGTAATAGAAGTGATGCAGGACTTAAATATTATTGGGCTGGAGTTGGAGTCTTTCCTCTGCTTTATTCAAGGTAAAAGGAACTTTCTGTGAGAATGAAAAGTAACAATAATGCATTAAAAACTGTAGAACTCTGAAGGGGTACACAGTATTCAAGCAGAATTAATGGGATTCAGGAATATTAAGATGGTAGTATATTAAGATGGTCATCAAGTAATTATTAGGGGTCTACTACATGCCAAACACTGTTGTAGCTTGAACGATATATCTGTGAACAAGATAGTCAGGGTTTGTCCTCATGAACCTTGTATACCAGTGTGGCATATTTATTTTGCAagccaaataaataagtaacataATTTTAGGCAGTAAAggctatgaagaaaataaagctgAGTGGGGAATAGAGAGTGTAGGGATAGGGTGGGGGTAGATAGTGTTTTTAGATAGGGTGTTCAGAGTGGTATTTGAGTAGAGAACTGAAAGAAGTAAGGGAGCAAATCATGAGGTGGTCTGGAGAGGAATAGACTTCTAGGTGGAAGGAATGGTTAAAGTATAAAACTGAGGTCAGTGAACTTGGCTTGTTTCTCAAACAGCCAGCAAGTCATTGTGTTAGAACAAAGTGTGTAAATAGGTCTGAAAATCATTTTGTTAGGGTATAGAAGGAGGAAGGCAGTTACAGGCCAGAAAGAATTGATAAAATAGATCTCAAATAGAAATTTAAGAGATTAAAGTGGGCTCTGTTATTAACCTCTGCTTAGTTCCTAGTGATGGAATGAGGTATTTTGACTATATTTTGGTATTTCTAGGGGCcctgattttcaaatattctgcTGTGTCCCATGTACCACCAGatgtaagaaatattaaaagagattACACTGATTCTGCTGGGGGTGCTGTAATTCCAACTTTGAAGGCAGGAAATTGAGAGaatattggcaagaatgtgggtcTTAGTCCTGGCTGAGCCAGTGACTTACCATGTTGACAATGGGTTTTACCTTCTAGGTCAAATTTCTCTTTAGGAACAAGGAGGAAAGTTTCAGGTACCTGCAACATGGGTTAAAGGCTGTGTATCTTTGAGTGAAAGCTTTTCAAAGTGCATGTATTATTCCGTTAATTATATTTGTAATTCACAATGAGTTTTTCCATAGAAACAGTTATACAAATAGAGTTGTAAGTGCCTAGTTGACCAAGTAGCCCATAATTAATGTGTCTGAAATATAATTCTCTAGTACATAGACCAAAATTATTGTTTGACACTAATTGCTTTCAGAATTACATCATGAACATAGCTTTTCCTGCTGGAACTCAAACTGGAAGTAGACCTTGGTTTATCCCCTCATCAGTAGAGAAAGCTCCTTGAGCTGTAGACAATGCTTTTTGCATTTAGAGTGTGATGTAAAAGAGGGGTGAGGTGGCCATTAAGACCAGAGTTGAGGAAAGCAAGAGGAATTGGGTTTTCACTTGCATTTCCTCCCAATATACTCTTCCCTTTTTCAAAAATCTAGAACCTGCAGTCCACATCTACTGGAATGGTATTTTAAGGGAGTGTATATTGGGACTTGGTTAATGATGGGGGCAGGGAATAAGACAGAGTTTTCCCTCTCTGCTCTTTATTTCTGCTCACTTAGGACTTCTGAGTTGGTGATAAGTGGGCTGGAAAAGATTCCTTTTGACTTCTCCTTCCACCACTTACTACTTACATCCATATTATACACTAGCACAGGGTGGGGATGAGCAGCTGGGATTGGGATAATGTGTGGATAATTGCTGCGTGGGGTTCCCTAGTGGCTGAGGGGTGACCCCAGAGAGGAGGGAATGGACTCCCTGGGCCTGTTCCTGGTCAGCAGTATCAATGCTGCTTGTCTGCTGTCTGCCAGGGCTGCCTGTCCTGTACCTCATCTTATAAGCCTTGTTCCTTTGGGAGGGACAGTTCTGTATGggtgttttctccatttttcacaTCCTATCTCTCTGTCCAAGATGTATGGTCAGtatataaaattgacaaaaacaaattacaaagttttttttcataaaataaaatatattccatttttgGAATCTGGATATAATTGAAGCttatgctttttcttctttttttagtaaaTATAGTAATTTGAATATCTTTTAAAGTAGGATTTTAAGACTGATTATATAGATTTAgggcattttaaaaaacagaggttTATTACTTGATTTcaccaaaatacatgtatacagaAACTGAAATGCACTGTCCAAATTAGAAGACTGTATATGGTGGACAATGGATGGGTGCTAGGGTCAGAACTGGGTCCACATTCCCTGTTGGCCACCTGCTGGCCGTGTGGTCTTAAGATACTTTGCTTAACCTTCTGAATCtaatttcctcatttttgaaGTGAGAAATAGTAACTACCTTTTAGGGTTATTGTATACATTACTATGAGACAGGTGCTTACTTCATAGTGGTTATGATCAGGCAGTTAAAGCAGGAATTTAAGtcttaatagcaaaaaaatttttcttattggttCTTTAACCACATCATGGTGGCATTTGTTATAATGCTATTAAAAGAATTTCCAAGAAAAGTCTGTTGgtaacatttttctctttcacagGAAAAATGCCAGCTGTGGAACAAGGAGCGCAGGCCGCACGACTTCAGCAGGCACTGGGGGGATGTGGCGATTCTACACAGAAGATTCACCGGGGCTCAAGGTGTAAGTCTTGGGAGCAGACCTTGTGTATCTGTCCAGTGTGGCAGAGTAGAGCAATGCTGTCTGTCTCTGCCACATGTGGCACTTGGCTCCTCACAACAGCTTCGTTTGTGTCAGTTGGGCTCAATTTGGTTTGCTTATTTTTCACTTGGTTGGCCAGGTTAGGACCTGGAATGACATCTCTTCATGGAGTGAGTGAGAGGAGAGGGAGCTCATCATGTAGCTATGTCAGAGTAAGTGATAGGAACAGAGAGAACTGGAGGGGATACTGCTTAATTAGATGATTGCTCTtcaatttcttcagtgttcttgCCCCACACCGAGAAGTAGGAGTAACCATTCAAATAGGAATTAGGTGATTTATCAGCATTCTGCTGGAGGCATTCACTGATATTAAGGCCTAATGGAAGTTTTCCCATTATACTAcgttaccaaaagtcctctagtCACCTTGCCTTTGGTGGATGGTGAGTGGATTTGGAAAGATGAACTAATCACTTGCCAAGTTTTCAGGCTTGGGGAGTGCTCACTAGGTGATGGGAAGTGGGCATCCAGGAGACCATACCTGGCTTTCCTTGCTTGCC
This portion of the Ictidomys tridecemlineatus isolate mIctTri1 chromosome 4, mIctTri1.hap1, whole genome shotgun sequence genome encodes:
- the Sec61b gene encoding protein transport protein Sec61 subunit beta produces the protein MPGPTPSGTNVGSSGRSPSKAVAARAAGSTVRQRKNASCGTRSAGRTTSAGTGGMWRFYTEDSPGLKVGPVPVLVMSLLFIASVFMLHIWGKYTRS